A single Staphylococcus muscae DNA region contains:
- a CDS encoding RNA-guided endonuclease TnpB family protein — translation MYRGIECKIYPNKAQQLKIEQTFGCTRFVWNEMLNMINQRYQNNNELKMLSYPKLSALLPALKLEYPWLKDIDSVAIQCAVKTLSETFDRFFKGYSRYPKFKSKKITRQSYLSTIRGNNIRFNDNQRYIKLPKLGWVKCKSSVQHIENSRIKSVTVTRKSTGYYYISLLVESDNQALPKTGKSVGIDLGLTHLAITSDGKKYASQRLHLKYKKQLHYWEKRVARRRLNAIKNGMPLKDAKNYQKAKRQVARIHEKIVNTRKDYIHKITTDLVERYDLIVLEDLKTSNLMKNHKLSRSIASQSWRIFRTFIEYKCVMYSKTSMTVNPYKSSQYCSSCGFDSGKKTLDVRCWICSECSTEHDRDINASKNILNFGLEQALVK, via the coding sequence ATGTATCGAGGTATCGAATGTAAGATATATCCAAACAAAGCACAACAATTGAAAATTGAACAGACATTCGGCTGTACACGTTTTGTATGGAATGAAATGTTGAATATGATTAATCAGCGCTATCAGAATAATAATGAACTTAAGATGTTAAGTTATCCAAAATTAAGTGCTTTATTACCAGCATTGAAACTTGAATATCCATGGTTAAAAGATATAGATAGTGTTGCGATTCAATGTGCTGTCAAAACATTATCCGAGACATTTGACCGATTTTTTAAAGGTTATTCAAGATATCCTAAATTTAAATCAAAGAAAATTACAAGGCAGTCATACCTCAGCACGATACGTGGTAACAACATCCGTTTTAATGATAATCAGCGTTACATCAAGTTACCCAAACTAGGGTGGGTTAAATGCAAGTCAAGCGTCCAACACATTGAAAACAGTCGTATTAAATCGGTTACGGTTACACGTAAATCAACAGGATATTATTATATTTCATTATTGGTAGAAAGCGATAATCAAGCACTACCAAAAACAGGTAAGTCGGTTGGTATAGATTTAGGTTTGACACATCTAGCAATTACGTCAGATGGTAAGAAATATGCCTCGCAACGTTTACATCTAAAGTATAAAAAGCAGTTACATTATTGGGAAAAGCGTGTTGCAAGACGTAGACTGAATGCAATTAAGAATGGTATGCCTTTAAAAGATGCTAAGAACTATCAAAAGGCAAAACGTCAAGTTGCACGTATTCATGAAAAAATCGTCAATACACGAAAAGATTATATCCATAAAATTACGACAGATTTAGTTGAACGTTATGATTTAATCGTCTTAGAAGATTTGAAAACATCGAATTTAATGAAAAATCATAAGTTATCACGTTCAATTGCAAGTCAGTCATGGCGAATTTTTAGAACATTCATTGAATACAAATGTGTAATGTATAGTAAGACATCAATGACTGTTAATCCCTACAAATCATCTCAATACTGTTCAAGCTGTGGATTTGATAGTGGTAAAAAGACATTAGATGTTAGGTGTTGGATATGTTCTGAATGTAGTACAGAACATGACCGTGATATCAATGCATCAAAAAATATACTAAATTTTGGCTTGGAACAAGCCTTAGTAAAATAG
- a CDS encoding alpha/beta hydrolase: MKIQLPKPFLFEGGKRAVLLLHGFTGNSSDVRQLGRYLQKKGYTSHAPHYEGHAAPPEEILKSSPHVWYKDALDGYDYLIDQGYDEIAVAGLSLGGVFALKLSLNRDVKGIVTMCTPAYIKTEGSMFEGFLDYARNFKKYEGKDETTIESEMDVFHPTETLKELQDTIQGVRDSLDEVMDPLLVIQSEHDEMINPDSANVIHDTAISDNKSLSWYHNSGHVITIDKEKEQVFEEVYQFLESLVWND, encoded by the coding sequence ATGAAAATTCAACTTCCAAAGCCATTCTTGTTTGAGGGTGGAAAACGTGCAGTATTATTATTACATGGTTTTACTGGTAACAGTTCCGATGTGAGACAACTTGGTCGTTACCTTCAGAAAAAAGGCTACACTTCTCATGCGCCACATTATGAAGGGCATGCCGCACCACCAGAAGAAATTTTGAAATCGAGTCCACATGTTTGGTACAAAGATGCACTCGATGGTTACGATTATTTGATTGATCAAGGATATGACGAAATCGCCGTAGCAGGGCTTTCATTAGGTGGCGTTTTTGCATTAAAGTTAAGTTTAAACCGTGATGTAAAGGGAATTGTTACGATGTGTACACCTGCATACATTAAGACAGAAGGTTCCATGTTCGAAGGCTTTTTGGACTATGCGCGTAATTTTAAGAAGTATGAAGGAAAAGATGAAACAACGATTGAAAGTGAAATGGATGTTTTTCATCCAACTGAGACGTTGAAAGAACTACAAGATACCATTCAAGGTGTTCGAGATAGCCTTGATGAAGTGATGGATCCATTATTAGTGATTCAATCTGAACATGATGAGATGATTAACCCAGATTCTGCCAATGTGATTCACGATACGGCTATTTCTGACAATAAATCATTGTCATGGTATCACAATTCAGGTCACGTTATTACAATAGATAAAGAAAAAGAACAAGTATTTGAAGAAGTCTATCAATTTTTAGAATCACTGGTGTGGAACGATTAA
- a CDS encoding tyrosine-type recombinase/integrase: protein MATFTVTKRKNKNSTSWQYDVKHPSFKSGKKRKSGFKTKAEATNAAQQLIRDLEDGNFLEDNKTFSDYYNEWLIIKNKRELASQQYYWYERSLRLFNEYFGDRFLIKNLKRSEYQKFLNEFGQNRATETVRKVHGCLSRCIKDAVYDGYLKKDPTYQVDIRGTKKSKREEKKYITIKDYLALMEYFKSRDEESYIFLYILSITGARFSDVINMLHIDLNEKDELIHLRGTKTSNADRFVEVPKKDIKLIKSKLSKLPKRTNGKLFKLSHNAVLKSFRYAKKQIGLNDDDITPYALRHTHTSYLLSKGIPIEYISKRLGHYNISITLEVYSHLLDEQKKEQGQRVKELFS from the coding sequence ATGGCAACTTTCACAGTAACAAAACGGAAAAACAAGAATTCAACAAGCTGGCAGTATGATGTGAAGCACCCTTCTTTCAAGTCAGGTAAAAAGAGAAAGTCGGGTTTTAAAACTAAAGCAGAAGCTACCAATGCGGCACAACAACTTATACGTGATCTTGAAGATGGTAACTTTTTAGAAGACAACAAGACTTTTTCTGATTACTATAATGAGTGGTTGATTATCAAGAATAAAAGGGAGCTTGCCTCTCAACAATATTATTGGTACGAACGCTCTTTGAGACTGTTTAATGAGTATTTCGGGGACAGATTTTTAATTAAAAACCTTAAACGGTCTGAATACCAAAAATTCTTGAATGAATTTGGTCAGAACAGAGCCACAGAAACTGTAAGAAAAGTTCATGGTTGTTTATCGAGATGCATAAAAGATGCGGTTTACGATGGTTATTTAAAGAAAGATCCTACTTACCAAGTAGACATTCGGGGAACAAAAAAATCTAAAAGAGAAGAAAAGAAGTATATCACTATAAAAGATTACCTAGCTTTAATGGAGTACTTTAAAAGTCGTGATGAAGAAAGTTATATTTTTCTTTACATTCTATCAATAACAGGAGCTAGATTTAGTGACGTAATTAATATGCTACATATAGATTTAAATGAAAAAGACGAACTTATTCATCTTAGGGGGACAAAAACAAGTAACGCAGATCGGTTTGTAGAAGTTCCAAAAAAAGATATTAAGTTGATAAAATCCAAGCTATCTAAATTACCTAAACGCACTAATGGAAAACTCTTTAAACTTAGTCATAATGCAGTATTAAAATCCTTCAGATATGCAAAGAAACAAATCGGTCTTAACGATGACGATATTACCCCATACGCATTAAGACACACTCACACTTCTTATCTACTTTCAAAAGGTATCCCGATAGAATATATAAGTAAAAGGCTCGGTCATTATAACATCTCAATAACTTTAGAAGTCTATTCTCATTTGCTAGATGAACAAAAAAAAGAGCAAGGCCAACGAGTCAAAGAATTATTTTCTTGA
- the secG gene encoding preprotein translocase subunit SecG — MHTFIVVLLIIDCIALITVVLLQEGKSNGLSGAISGGAEQLFGKQKQRGIDLFLHRLTIVLSIIFFVLMLSISYFDM, encoded by the coding sequence ATGCATACTTTTATTGTTGTATTACTGATTATTGACTGTATCGCACTCATCACTGTTGTTTTATTACAAGAAGGTAAGAGTAATGGTTTATCAGGTGCTATTAGTGGTGGAGCTGAGCAATTATTCGGTAAACAAAAACAACGTGGTATAGATTTATTTTTGCATAGATTGACAATTGTACTATCAATTATTTTCTTTGTATTAATGTTAAGTATCAGTTACTTTGATATGTAG
- a CDS encoding helix-turn-helix transcriptional regulator gives MVSVQVKKEPYTLKMLRAKYDLTQAQAGAKVGVSADVWHNWEKAKTFPNIPQLQKIEKEFNVTYNDIIFLTNNNG, from the coding sequence ATGGTAAGTGTGCAAGTAAAAAAGGAACCGTATACCTTAAAAATGTTGCGAGCGAAATACGATTTAACTCAAGCACAAGCGGGCGCTAAAGTAGGAGTTTCAGCAGATGTATGGCACAACTGGGAAAAGGCAAAAACATTCCCTAACATTCCACAATTACAAAAAATAGAAAAAGAATTTAACGTCACTTATAATGACATTATTTTTTTAACTAATAATAACGGTTAA
- a CDS encoding DUF3102 domain-containing protein, protein MNELQLSNDLTTIETEIKSYQNIAGQSIFEIGRRLKHVKENDLAHGEFGKWLRSINLHHDTANKMMKIANELNSNSYTYMNLGSRALYEIATLPEPERTKEHTTSTGEIKTPDEMTVRELRELKKQLKQRDKQNEQLQSQIEQVKRSEEIALKQLEDEQNKEPEVIEHYMEPYDYQQTKAALEQSRHHQKLIEQRNEKLEKEIAEMKQRRDEVSEKSAKYDQLNNALNDMNRKLDDGQRRLKAQKEVYDLVRKSNDLIKEIAPMCYFIHDEHILNNEYAIKPIKKIAEDLLDLSKKINQQINKGDVIDV, encoded by the coding sequence TTGAACGAATTACAACTAAGTAATGACCTAACAACTATTGAAACTGAAATCAAAAGCTATCAAAACATCGCTGGTCAATCTATTTTCGAGATTGGTCGACGATTGAAACATGTTAAGGAAAACGACTTAGCTCATGGCGAATTTGGTAAGTGGCTACGTTCGATAAATTTACATCACGACACTGCTAATAAAATGATGAAAATCGCAAATGAACTTAACTCAAATTCATACACGTACATGAATTTAGGTAGCAGAGCATTATATGAAATCGCAACCTTGCCCGAACCGGAACGCACCAAAGAACACACAACATCAACTGGAGAAATTAAAACGCCAGACGAGATGACTGTTCGAGAATTGCGAGAGCTAAAGAAACAACTCAAACAACGTGATAAACAAAACGAGCAATTACAATCACAAATTGAACAGGTTAAACGTTCTGAAGAGATAGCGTTGAAACAGTTGGAAGATGAACAGAATAAGGAACCAGAAGTGATTGAACACTACATGGAACCATATGACTATCAACAAACAAAGGCTGCCTTAGAGCAATCACGTCATCATCAAAAACTTATCGAACAACGCAATGAAAAATTAGAAAAAGAAATTGCAGAAATGAAACAACGTAGAGATGAAGTTAGCGAAAAATCAGCAAAGTATGATCAACTGAATAATGCACTGAATGATATGAACAGAAAATTAGATGATGGACAGCGTCGATTGAAAGCTCAGAAAGAAGTCTATGACCTAGTGAGAAAAAGTAATGACCTTATTAAAGAAATAGCGCCTATGTGTTACTTCATTCATGATGAACATATTTTAAATAATGAATATGCAATAAAACCAATCAAAAAAATAGCAGAAGATTTACTAGATTTATCTAAAAAAATAAACCAACAAATTAATAAAGGAGATGTTATAGATGTCTAA
- a CDS encoding ImmA/IrrE family metallo-endopeptidase: protein MPNSLNKNIENNKGAIHMTMYERLMIENSHIPISDGFKLRGGFKGIYANGAILIDKDMTSYHKHEVLAEEIAHYKISYGNILDQSDMLNKKLEIKARRLAYESVITLQGLIDAFKYGVQNLHEMAIFFEVSKSFVEETLDYYKIKYGLGVQHGDYLISFEPLTIYKDLE from the coding sequence ATGCCGAATTCGTTAAACAAAAACATAGAAAACAATAAAGGGGCAATACATATGACTATGTACGAACGATTAATGATTGAAAATAGTCATATCCCTATTAGTGATGGATTTAAATTAAGAGGTGGATTTAAGGGAATCTATGCTAATGGTGCTATTTTGATAGATAAAGATATGACAAGCTACCATAAACATGAAGTATTAGCTGAAGAAATTGCACATTATAAAATTTCATATGGAAACATATTAGACCAATCTGATATGTTAAATAAAAAGTTAGAAATAAAAGCAAGACGACTAGCTTATGAATCTGTCATAACTTTACAAGGATTGATAGACGCTTTTAAATACGGTGTACAAAATTTACATGAAATGGCTATTTTCTTTGAAGTTTCTAAAAGTTTTGTGGAAGAGACTCTAGATTATTATAAAATAAAATACGGACTAGGGGTTCAACATGGTGATTACCTTATTAGCTTTGAACCATTAACAATATATAAAGATTTGGAGTGA
- a CDS encoding helix-turn-helix domain-containing protein has translation MLGNKQVMAKNISRLMKENNIDRKKLSNDLKVKYTTLSDWINAKTYPRIDKIELLADYFNVTKADLVEDKEKQVLETLPVKKIPVVSKISAGMPIYTEENLIDYIYFATKNLNSNKEEFGLCVSGDSMDKLFQDGDIVVVEKDAIVENGQLGVVMINGYNATVKRVRYNDDQIILIPESNNPQHYPQVYGKNDEVKIVGRVVASQRLFR, from the coding sequence ATGCTAGGTAATAAACAAGTAATGGCTAAAAATATTTCTCGTCTTATGAAAGAAAATAATATCGACAGAAAGAAATTATCAAATGATTTAAAAGTGAAATATACAACTTTATCAGATTGGATAAACGCGAAAACATATCCGCGTATCGATAAAATAGAATTACTTGCTGATTACTTTAATGTTACTAAAGCTGATTTAGTAGAAGATAAAGAAAAACAAGTTTTAGAAACCCTACCAGTCAAAAAGATACCAGTTGTCTCTAAAATATCAGCAGGAATGCCTATTTATACAGAGGAAAATTTAATTGATTACATATATTTTGCTACTAAAAACCTCAATTCTAACAAAGAAGAATTCGGTTTGTGTGTGTCTGGAGATAGTATGGATAAATTATTTCAAGATGGTGATATTGTAGTCGTAGAAAAAGATGCAATTGTAGAAAATGGTCAGCTCGGAGTGGTAATGATTAATGGATATAACGCCACCGTAAAACGTGTTAGATACAATGACGATCAAATTATATTGATACCTGAATCAAACAATCCACAACACTATCCGCAAGTTTACGGTAAAAATGATGAAGTAAAAATAGTTGGTCGTGTTGTAGCAAGTCAAAGATTGTTTAGATAG
- the smpB gene encoding SsrA-binding protein SmpB: protein MAKKSGKGTLAENRKARHDYQIEDTIEAGIVLQGTEIKSIRRGSANLKDSYAQVKNGEIFLQNMHIAPYEEGNRFNHDPLRSRKLLLHKREIVKLGDRTREIGYSIVPLKLYLKQGHCKVLLGVARGKKKYDKRQSLKEKAVKRDMARAMKQKY from the coding sequence ATGGCGAAAAAGTCAGGTAAAGGTACCTTAGCAGAAAATCGTAAAGCACGACATGATTATCAGATTGAAGATACGATTGAAGCAGGCATTGTATTACAAGGAACTGAGATTAAATCTATTCGACGTGGAAGTGCTAACTTAAAAGACAGCTACGCACAAGTGAAAAACGGTGAAATTTTCCTACAAAACATGCATATCGCCCCGTACGAAGAAGGGAATCGTTTTAATCATGATCCGTTACGTTCACGTAAACTGCTACTGCATAAGCGTGAAATTGTAAAACTTGGAGATCGTACACGTGAGATTGGTTACTCAATCGTGCCACTTAAACTTTATTTAAAACAAGGGCATTGTAAAGTCTTGTTAGGTGTTGCACGTGGTAAGAAAAAGTATGACAAGCGCCAGTCTTTAAAAGAAAAAGCAGTCAAACGTGATATGGCACGTGCTATGAAGCAAAAGTATTAA
- the rnr gene encoding ribonuclease R: MNLKQEILNLIQEDDYRAMSVSDFQDALGLSSAESFRDLIKVLNELEQTGIVTRTKQDRYQKKGPKPGLVKGTLSQNKKGFAFLRPEDEMMEDIFIPPSKVNYAMEGDTVVVEVQKSRGDYRKGKFEGEVKAIERHAVQQVVGTFSEARHFGFVIPDDKRIMQDIFIPKGQDLGAVEGHKVLVQITQYSDGTNNPEGQVSAILGHKNDPGVDILSIIYQHGIDIEFPEDVLKEAEAVPESIKPEEIKGRRDLRDDLTITIDGADAKDLDDAIALKQIDNGHIELTVSIADVSYYVTEGSALDREAYDRATSVYLVDRVIPMIPHRLSNGICSLNPNVDRLTMSCRMEINKRGEVVKHEIFDSVIHSDARMTYDAVNEIITEKNPTIRQQYAEVTPMLDLAQTLSNRLIEMRKRRGEIDFDIPEAQVQVNGEGIPEDVVIRTRGEGERLIESFMLAANETIAEHFNKKDVPFLYRIHEQPKSERLRQFFDFITNFGMMIKGTGEEIHPSTLQRISEEVTGRPEDRVISTMMLRSMQQARYEADNLGHFGLAADYYTHFTSPIRRYPDLIVHRLIRKYLIEQSMDGKAMRRWEDALPEIATHTSNRERRAIEAERDTDELKKAEYMIQHIGDEFEGVISSVANFGMFIELPNTIEGLVSIQNMTDDYYNFDEHHMALIGEHKAKVYRIGDTIKVKVVHVDVDERQIDFQVVGMPIDLKGGRDKKQQGKTIQIKTKGNQFKGKNDCKKKRKQRKGKNERQKTKHKPFYKDKSIKKKARRKKK; the protein is encoded by the coding sequence ATGAATTTAAAACAAGAAATATTAAACCTAATTCAAGAAGATGATTATCGTGCGATGTCTGTTTCTGACTTTCAAGATGCACTCGGTTTGAGTAGTGCGGAGTCATTTCGTGACTTGATTAAAGTTTTAAACGAGTTAGAACAAACAGGTATTGTGACACGTACAAAGCAAGATCGATACCAAAAGAAAGGTCCTAAGCCAGGATTGGTAAAGGGGACTTTGAGTCAAAATAAAAAGGGCTTTGCATTTTTACGTCCTGAAGATGAAATGATGGAGGATATTTTTATCCCACCAAGTAAAGTGAACTATGCGATGGAGGGTGATACGGTCGTTGTTGAAGTACAAAAGTCTCGTGGTGATTATAGAAAGGGTAAGTTTGAAGGAGAAGTCAAAGCAATTGAACGTCATGCCGTTCAACAAGTTGTTGGAACATTCTCTGAAGCGCGCCATTTCGGTTTTGTGATTCCAGATGATAAACGCATTATGCAAGACATTTTTATCCCGAAAGGACAAGACTTAGGTGCCGTCGAAGGTCACAAAGTATTAGTACAGATTACACAATACTCAGACGGTACGAATAACCCAGAAGGACAAGTGTCTGCAATTTTAGGGCATAAAAACGATCCGGGTGTAGATATTTTATCAATCATCTATCAACACGGGATCGACATTGAATTTCCAGAAGATGTGTTAAAAGAAGCGGAAGCTGTACCAGAGTCAATCAAACCTGAAGAAATTAAGGGGCGTCGTGATTTAAGAGATGATTTAACGATTACTATTGATGGTGCAGACGCTAAAGACCTTGATGATGCGATTGCCTTGAAACAAATAGACAATGGTCATATTGAACTAACTGTAAGTATTGCCGACGTAAGCTATTATGTGACAGAAGGAAGCGCACTCGACCGTGAAGCGTATGATCGTGCGACAAGTGTGTACCTTGTGGACCGTGTGATTCCGATGATCCCACATCGTTTAAGCAATGGTATCTGTTCATTGAATCCCAACGTGGATAGACTGACAATGAGTTGTCGTATGGAAATTAATAAACGTGGTGAAGTTGTTAAACACGAGATTTTTGATAGTGTGATCCATTCAGATGCCCGTATGACGTATGACGCAGTTAATGAAATTATTACCGAAAAAAATCCAACAATTCGTCAACAGTATGCAGAAGTGACACCGATGTTGGATTTAGCACAAACACTCTCAAATCGTTTAATCGAAATGCGTAAACGCCGTGGTGAGATTGACTTTGATATTCCTGAAGCACAAGTACAGGTAAACGGTGAAGGGATTCCAGAAGATGTCGTTATTCGTACACGTGGTGAAGGGGAACGTTTAATTGAATCATTTATGTTAGCGGCGAATGAGACGATTGCTGAACATTTCAATAAAAAAGATGTTCCATTCTTATATCGTATTCATGAACAACCGAAGTCAGAACGTCTACGTCAATTTTTTGACTTCATTACAAACTTCGGCATGATGATAAAAGGAACTGGTGAAGAAATTCATCCAAGTACATTACAAAGAATTTCTGAAGAAGTGACAGGGCGACCAGAAGATCGAGTCATTTCAACAATGATGCTACGCTCGATGCAACAAGCACGATATGAAGCGGATAATCTTGGACACTTTGGGTTGGCTGCGGATTATTATACACACTTCACATCACCAATCAGACGTTATCCGGACTTAATCGTCCATCGCTTAATTCGAAAATATCTCATTGAGCAGTCTATGGATGGCAAGGCAATGCGTCGTTGGGAAGATGCGCTACCAGAGATTGCGACGCATACGTCTAACCGTGAGCGTCGTGCGATTGAAGCAGAACGCGATACGGATGAATTGAAGAAAGCCGAGTACATGATTCAACATATCGGTGATGAGTTTGAAGGGGTTATTAGTTCTGTTGCCAACTTCGGTATGTTTATTGAGTTGCCGAATACGATTGAAGGGCTTGTCAGCATTCAAAATATGACAGATGACTATTACAACTTTGATGAACATCATATGGCATTGATTGGAGAACATAAAGCGAAAGTCTATCGCATTGGTGACACAATCAAAGTAAAAGTCGTACATGTTGATGTGGATGAACGTCAAATCGACTTCCAAGTAGTAGGAATGCCAATCGACTTGAAAGGCGGTCGTGATAAGAAACAACAAGGAAAAACAATCCAGATCAAAACGAAGGGCAATCAATTCAAAGGTAAAAATGACTGTAAGAAGAAACGTAAACAGCGCAAAGGTAAGAATGAACGTCAAAAAACGAAACACAAGCCGTTTTACAAAGATAAAAGTATCAAAAAGAAAGCCCGAAGAAAGAAAAAATAA
- a CDS encoding Abi family protein has translation MTKFLTYEELIEEMRKLGINFDENDDVIVAIKYHGFNKIITDYVKTLAKTKGNISFELIESLVLFDFDLQTLLFKYIIQTETTIKTLLSHKIGNRLGIKNSEYFNALSYENSKSIAKRINFINKKLAQRKTFEKVPFSKYKSKDDIPPWIFFSQINLGDFIYFYHGSSVEKTR, from the coding sequence ATGACTAAGTTCCTTACTTATGAAGAACTAATTGAAGAAATGAGAAAACTAGGGATTAACTTTGATGAAAATGATGATGTAATTGTAGCTATTAAGTATCATGGTTTCAATAAAATTATAACCGATTATGTAAAAACACTCGCAAAAACGAAAGGCAATATATCCTTCGAACTTATTGAATCACTTGTATTATTTGACTTTGATTTACAGACATTATTATTTAAATACATTATTCAGACCGAAACCACAATAAAGACCCTGCTTAGTCATAAAATTGGAAATAGATTAGGGATTAAGAATTCAGAGTATTTTAACGCTTTAAGTTATGAGAATTCTAAATCTATTGCAAAACGAATTAATTTCATAAACAAAAAACTCGCTCAAAGAAAAACATTTGAGAAAGTTCCCTTTTCAAAATATAAATCAAAAGATGACATACCACCATGGATCTTTTTTTCACAAATAAATCTAGGCGATTTCATTTATTTTTATCATGGGTCGTCAGTTGAGAAAACACGATAA
- the tnpA gene encoding IS200/IS605 family transposase, which translates to MIVKTRTNVYDFNFHLVWITKYRKSIFDTKEKCEAMKGFLITIAKEHDITIQEMEVMPDHVHMLISFHPKHAPSSIVKTLKGKSARLWFKQYPKTKASLWGGHLWSPSYFMSTLGNMSKNTVENYIKNQTKEFNGGRPRR; encoded by the coding sequence ATGATTGTAAAAACAAGAACAAACGTTTATGATTTTAATTTTCATCTAGTGTGGATTACAAAGTATAGAAAGTCGATATTTGATACAAAAGAAAAGTGTGAAGCAATGAAAGGATTTTTAATAACAATCGCAAAGGAACATGATATAACCATTCAAGAAATGGAAGTAATGCCTGACCACGTTCATATGCTTATATCATTTCATCCTAAACATGCACCAAGCTCCATCGTCAAGACATTGAAAGGTAAGTCAGCACGTTTATGGTTCAAACAGTATCCTAAAACAAAAGCGTCATTGTGGGGTGGACACTTGTGGTCTCCAAGTTACTTCATGAGTACGCTCGGGAACATGTCTAAGAATACTGTTGAAAACTATATCAAAAATCAAACGAAAGAATTTAATGGAGGTCGTCCAAGACGTTGA
- a CDS encoding YkvI family membrane protein, giving the protein MTNTINWQKVLKLSGAYIAYLIGSGFATGQEVMQFFASYGPIGIVGALISMVLFCVLGSMIMLKGYELKLKQPGDIFKVYCGNILGRIIEYFALLFLFSIVVIMIAGTGAVVSEHFKLPSAVGYLGMGVLAMITVILGLNKLIDIIGLIGPVIVVLTIGICGYVFLTHLSHIPSFDTLPEAAQKLQPVGHFWQSAILFFCYNMLAGTVFFTQLGSEVNNKKEAVATAICGAAGLMITVIMMIVAMLVHYSEVIKLEVPLLYIGNTIHPVIALFFAVCIILGIYSTTAPMYWLVKNEAMRFLNPRLDIFVTVALGIIFMLGGTLPFGSLVATIYPFVGYVGAFIAVIIFVHTVLHHMKHQ; this is encoded by the coding sequence ATGACAAATACAATTAATTGGCAAAAAGTTTTAAAGTTAAGTGGCGCATATATTGCATACTTAATTGGTTCAGGATTTGCAACAGGACAAGAAGTCATGCAATTCTTTGCATCATACGGGCCTATTGGCATTGTGGGTGCATTGATATCGATGGTTTTATTCTGTGTATTAGGTTCGATGATTATGTTGAAAGGTTATGAATTAAAGCTTAAACAACCGGGAGATATTTTCAAAGTTTACTGTGGGAATATTCTAGGTCGTATCATTGAATATTTTGCATTGCTCTTTTTATTTAGCATTGTTGTCATTATGATTGCAGGGACAGGAGCTGTTGTGTCGGAGCATTTTAAGTTGCCTTCTGCCGTTGGATATCTTGGTATGGGGGTATTAGCGATGATAACAGTCATATTAGGATTGAATAAACTTATAGACATCATTGGTCTGATTGGACCTGTTATTGTTGTTTTAACCATTGGTATTTGTGGTTATGTATTTTTAACACATCTTAGTCATATTCCATCTTTTGACACATTACCAGAAGCGGCTCAAAAATTACAACCTGTTGGTCATTTTTGGCAATCTGCTATTTTATTCTTTTGCTATAACATGTTAGCGGGTACTGTTTTTTTCACACAACTTGGCAGTGAAGTGAATAACAAAAAAGAAGCAGTTGCAACAGCAATCTGTGGTGCTGCAGGTCTGATGATTACAGTTATAATGATGATTGTTGCAATGCTCGTTCATTACAGTGAAGTCATCAAGTTAGAAGTGCCATTACTTTACATTGGCAATACTATTCACCCAGTAATCGCATTATTTTTTGCGGTGTGTATCATTTTAGGTATCTATTCAACAACCGCACCCATGTATTGGCTCGTTAAAAATGAAGCGATGCGCTTTCTCAATCCACGTCTTGATATATTCGTTACTGTCGCTTTAGGCATTATCTTTATGCTTGGTGGCACATTGCCATTCGGTTCATTAGTTGCGACAATTTATCCGTTTGTTGGTTATGTCGGTGCCTTTATTGCTGTTATTATATTTGTCCATACCGTTTTACATCATATGAAGCATCAATAA